In Papaver somniferum cultivar HN1 chromosome 1, ASM357369v1, whole genome shotgun sequence, a genomic segment contains:
- the LOC113347419 gene encoding salicylic acid-binding protein 2-like — translation MKDERNSFVATNSSSKSTNKHFVLVHGGCHGAWCWFKLTPLLKSAGHRVTVLDLAGSGINSKQVNDLRSFSDYIHPFMEFMEYSVPGGISVKPEEKVILVGHSLGGLVISKAMEMFPEKISVAVFVTALMPNMSEEINISDVGKEHIYRRVKDIPTASICGPNYLSSTLYNLSPPEDIALAIMLMRPVRMYSMKDMLKEIAMTKQKYGSVKRVYIISEQDKAISKDFQRSIIEKDPTDEVKEITGSDHMVMISQPQQLFVCLQEIAEKA, via the exons ATGAAGGACGAGAGGAATTCATTTGTG GCAACCAACAGTAGTAGTAAATCAACAAACAAGCATTTTGTCCTTGTTCATGGAGGTTGTCATGGAGCATGGTGTTGGTTTAAGTTGACACCACTGCTAAAGTCAGCAGGTCACCGTGTCACAGTTCTGGACCTTGCAGGTTCTGGAATCAATTCAAAGCAGGTGAACGATCTCCGGTCATTTTCAGACTATATACACCCATTCATGGAGTTCATGGAGTACTCTGTCCCTGGCGGCATATCCGTTAAACCAGAAGAGAAGGTGATCCTCGTGGGTCACAGCTTGGGAGGGTTGGTCATCTCGAAAGCTATGGAAATGTTCCCAGAGAAGATATCTGTGGCTGTTTTTGTCACTGCTTTGATGCCCAACATGTCAGAAGAAATCAATATCTCCGATGTCGGCAAAGAG CATATATACCGACGGGTGAAGGATATACCCACAGCTTCCATTTGTGGTCCCAATTACTTGTCGTCAACTCTGTATAATCTCAGTCCACCTGAG GACATAGCTTTGGCGATTATGCTGATGAGGCCTGTACGTATGTACAGCATGAAAGACATGTTAAAAGAAATTGCAATGACCAAGCAGAAATATGGATCAGTTAAGCGAGTTTACATCATATCTGAACAAGACAAAGCAATATCCAAGGACTTTCAGCGTTCGATCATAGAGAAGGATCCAACAGATGAAGTGAAGGAAATCACTGGTTCGGATCACATGGTTATGATCTCCCAGCCTCAACAGCTTTTTGTCTGTCTTCAGGAAATTGCTGAAAAAGCTTGA